Proteins encoded by one window of Nicotiana tabacum cultivar K326 chromosome 10, ASM71507v2, whole genome shotgun sequence:
- the LOC107798413 gene encoding pentatricopeptide repeat-containing protein At5g66520-like, which translates to MAMLQSVCLASSLPNHTFLSPQLKRSFDPKNNVQIPTSETLYNFNSPFELKQVVAFLVKTNRPLSLLPLSRVASVCALTPTFPFAQQIFNCIEQSEVSVWNSCLRNLAEGNCVTNAIFLFHQMRIYNVVPDIFTCSFALKACVKLLDLSCGKIVHAYIEKLGFLSNLVLLNALLHLYATCGAMADSMLLFDKMPQRDVVSWNIMITQLAKKGDIDGAFELFSKMPERNLRSWTAMITGFVHCGKAKEAIRLFTEMEETGLRANEVTVVAVLAACADLGALQLGRRIHEYSNKSGFKRNIHVCNTLVDMYIKCGCLEAAKAVFEEMKERTIVSWSAMIQGLAMHGQADEALELFNNMIQTGMKPNEVTFLGVLHACSHMGLVNEGREFFASMTRDYNITPQIEHYGCMVDLLSRAGLLKEAYEFIVSMPINANGVIWGSFLGGCRIQKDVDMAEEAMRHLGILDPLNDGYYIIMSNIYAEAKRWEDAARVRKLMKDRGVKKTPGWSSITIAGVMHEFVAGDDNHPQAEEIFERWDKLLERMKFKGYVPNTSVVLLDMEENEKEKYLYRHSEKLALVFGLMTTKPGETIRIMKNLRVCEDCHAAFKVISEIAKREIVVRDRNRFHCFKDGLCSCKDYW; encoded by the coding sequence ATGGCCATGCTGCAGTCTGTTTGTTTGGCATCTTCACTTCCCAACCATACCTTTCTCTCCCCACAACTCAAACGCTCCTTTGATCCCAAAAACAATGTGCAAATACCCACTTCAGAAACCCTCTACAATTTCAACTCCCCGTTCGAGCTCAAACAAGTTGTTGCTTTCCTCGTTAAAACCAATAGACCTCTCTCACTACTCCCACTTTCCCGTGTTGCCTCCGTTTGTGCACTTACTCCCACCTTCCCCTTTGCTCAACAGATTTTCAACTGTATTGAGCAGTCAGAAGTTTCTGTGTGGAATAGCTGCTTGAGAAATCTTGCTGAGGGCAATTGTGTAACAAATGCCATTTTCTTGTTTCATCAAATGCGCATTTACAATGTTGTACCTGATATTTTtacttgctcttttgctctcaaggCTTGTGTGAAATTACTGGATCTTTCATGTGGGAAAATTGTTCATGCGTATATAGAGAAACTTGGGTTTCTGTCGAACTTAGTATTGCTAAATGCACTTCTTCACTTGTATGCTACTTGTGGAGCAATGGCTGATTCCATGCTtctgtttgataaaatgcctcaACGAGATGTTGTGTCTTGGAATATAATGATTACCCAATTAGCGAAGAAGGGTGATATTGACGGGGCGTTTGAATTGTTTTCCAAAATGCCGGAGAGAAATTTAAGGTCTTGGACTGCCATGATCACTGGTTTTGTTCATTGCGGGAAGGCTAAAGAAGCTATTAGACTTTTCACAGAAATGGAAGAGACCGGCTTGAGGGCGAATGAGGTGACTGTAGTGGCTGTTCTTGCAGCTTGTGCTGATTTGGGTGCACTTCAATTGGGCAGGAGGATTCATGAGTATTCAAATAAGAGCGGGTTTAAAAGAAATATTCACGTTTGCAACACTCTGGTTGACATGTACATTAAGTGTGGATGCTTAGAGGCTGCAAAAGCTGTttttgaagaaatgaaggaaCGGACAATTGTATCGTGGTCTGCTATGATCCAGGGTTTAGCTATGCATGGACAGGCTGATGAAGCCTTAGAACTCTTTAACAACATGATCCAAACAGGAATGAAGCCTAATGAGGTCACATTTCTTGGAGTCTTGCATGCTTGTAGCCATATGGGGTTGGTCAATGAGGGGCGAGAATTTTTCGCTAGTATGACTAGAGACTATAACATTACTCCCCAAATTGAGCATTATGGTTGCATGGTTGATCTCCTGAGTCGCGCAGGACTTCTTAAAGAGGCATATGAGTTCATCGTAAGCATGCCTATAAATGCAAATGGTGTCATATGGGGTTCTTTTCTAGGTGGATGTAGAATTCAAAAGGATGTGGACATGGCCGAGGAAGCTATGAGGcacctaggtatattggaccctctTAATGACGGATACTATATAATTATGTCAAATATCTATGCAGAAGCTAAGCGCTGGGAAGATGCAGCAAGGGTGAGGAAGTTGATGAAAGATCGAGGAGTAAAGAAAACACCAGGTTGGAGTTCAATAACTATAGCAGGAGTAATGCATGAATTTGTGGCTGGAGATGATAACCATCCTCAAGCAGAGGAGATCTTTGAAAGATGGGACAAACTGCTAGAACGGATGAAGTTCAAAGGATATGTACCAAATACTTCAGTGGTTCTACTAGACATGGAAGAGaatgagaaagaaaaatatttgtatCGCCATAGTGAGAAATTGGCCCTTGTTTTTGGTTTGATGACCACCAAACCAGGAGAAACAATAAGGATAATGAAGAATCTTCGCGTTTGTGAAGACTGCCATGCTGCTTTCAAAGTAATATCAGAAATTGCCAAGCGAGAGATAGTTGTGCGTGATAGGAATAGATTTCATTGTTTTAAAGATGGTCTTTGCTCTTGTAAGGACTATTGGTAG